In Paeniglutamicibacter kerguelensis, one genomic interval encodes:
- a CDS encoding ATP-dependent DNA helicase RecG: MMDDLDFIATTPLDRVLGGATARKVQQAFGYETVGQMLGHFPRRYMEVGELSNISELPIGEEVTIVAQVESINQRRMHSRSGFLLQVAVRDAIGPDQSMLKMTFFNGYEAKRDLQIGATAMFSGKVTLYQNHLELTHPEYSLLETVEEADPRPIPIYPATAKFPNKKIRDVMSLIVAGTSEKGFPEFIPETVLKNQHLSTRSTAYAEIHGPESLAQGYAARKRFAFEEAFLLQLALLQRRAHRRLQPAIARAGRSDGLLAAFERTLPYTLTDGQVQAGAEIAEDLLRGHPMNRLLQGEVGSGKTLVALRAMLQVIDSGGQTALLAPTEVLAQQHHQSIRKLLGDLGKLGERGADPMATRVDLLTGSATAGERKRVLLGAASGETGILVGTHALLSDVVSFADLGLVVVDEQHRFGVEQRDLLRAKAANPPHMLVMTATPIPRTVAMTVFGDLEVSLMKSLPPGRAPISTHLVPLQLPHMQARLFSRMAEEVAKGHQVYVVCPRITEAVVEDDAPPVLVDQIEVNGSGSPAAAKPASMTVEKMMNLLGTMPAFARTEIRQLHGRMSSEEKAAAMGDFDSGRASILVSTTVIEVGVDVHNATLMVIVDAENFGISQLHQLRGRIGRGLYPGTCLMTTWLDAEHPSVSRLRAVESTTDGFLLAESDLQERREGDILGASQSGSRSTLKVLRVIKDSKLIARARDAAEQIIESRQGLDAYPLLRKAVEEWVDEDMQAFLERG; this comes from the coding sequence ATGATGGATGACCTGGACTTTATTGCAACAACGCCCTTGGACCGAGTCCTTGGCGGTGCTACGGCCAGGAAGGTCCAGCAAGCCTTCGGGTATGAAACCGTGGGGCAGATGCTGGGGCACTTCCCCCGCCGCTACATGGAAGTCGGAGAGCTCTCGAACATTTCCGAACTTCCCATCGGCGAGGAAGTCACCATCGTTGCCCAGGTTGAATCCATCAACCAACGACGAATGCACTCGCGATCAGGATTCTTGTTGCAGGTCGCCGTACGTGACGCCATAGGGCCCGATCAATCAATGCTCAAGATGACCTTCTTCAACGGGTACGAGGCTAAACGGGATCTACAAATCGGTGCTACCGCCATGTTTAGCGGCAAGGTGACGCTCTATCAGAACCATCTGGAATTGACGCACCCGGAATACTCACTTTTGGAGACAGTCGAAGAAGCTGACCCGAGGCCCATCCCGATCTACCCGGCCACCGCAAAATTCCCCAATAAGAAGATCCGTGACGTGATGTCGCTGATAGTGGCAGGCACGAGCGAAAAGGGGTTTCCGGAATTCATTCCGGAAACGGTGCTAAAGAATCAGCACCTCTCTACCCGCTCAACGGCATACGCCGAAATCCATGGGCCTGAAAGCCTGGCCCAAGGCTATGCGGCCCGAAAGCGTTTTGCCTTCGAGGAAGCTTTCCTGCTGCAACTGGCACTTCTGCAACGGCGGGCACACCGACGCCTGCAGCCTGCCATCGCGCGGGCGGGTCGCAGCGACGGGTTGCTGGCGGCGTTCGAACGGACGCTGCCATACACCCTCACGGATGGGCAGGTTCAAGCCGGAGCCGAGATCGCGGAGGACCTGCTCCGCGGCCACCCGATGAATCGCCTGCTTCAGGGCGAAGTCGGTTCGGGCAAGACCTTGGTTGCCCTGCGGGCCATGCTTCAGGTCATTGACTCTGGCGGGCAAACTGCACTGCTGGCTCCGACCGAGGTCTTGGCGCAGCAACACCACCAATCAATCCGAAAACTTTTGGGCGACCTGGGAAAACTGGGGGAGCGAGGCGCCGATCCGATGGCCACCAGGGTCGACCTGCTCACGGGGTCGGCGACGGCCGGCGAACGAAAGCGTGTGCTCCTCGGGGCGGCATCGGGTGAAACCGGCATCCTGGTCGGTACCCATGCCTTGCTTTCGGACGTGGTGAGCTTTGCGGACCTAGGCCTGGTGGTCGTTGACGAGCAGCACCGCTTTGGTGTCGAGCAACGTGACCTGTTGCGTGCAAAGGCAGCCAACCCTCCGCACATGCTGGTGATGACGGCCACGCCCATTCCCCGAACAGTGGCCATGACCGTGTTCGGAGACTTGGAAGTCAGCCTGATGAAGTCGCTCCCGCCGGGACGCGCACCCATATCCACGCATCTGGTCCCGCTTCAGCTTCCTCACATGCAGGCCCGGCTTTTTTCACGGATGGCCGAGGAAGTGGCAAAGGGCCATCAGGTGTATGTCGTGTGCCCACGGATCACCGAGGCGGTCGTCGAGGACGATGCGCCACCGGTGTTGGTGGATCAAATCGAGGTCAATGGTTCAGGAAGCCCTGCGGCGGCAAAACCCGCCTCAATGACCGTCGAAAAGATGATGAACCTACTTGGCACCATGCCCGCCTTTGCCCGAACCGAGATTCGCCAACTGCACGGTCGCATGTCCAGCGAGGAAAAGGCGGCGGCCATGGGCGATTTTGACAGTGGCCGCGCCTCCATTCTCGTCTCGACGACAGTGATTGAAGTCGGTGTTGACGTGCACAACGCAACACTCATGGTGATTGTCGACGCCGAAAACTTCGGAATCTCGCAACTTCACCAGCTGCGCGGACGCATCGGCCGTGGCCTCTATCCCGGTACATGTTTGATGACTACTTGGTTGGATGCGGAACATCCCTCGGTTTCCCGGCTGCGCGCGGTGGAATCAACGACCGACGGGTTCCTTCTGGCCGAATCGGACCTTCAGGAACGCCGAGAGGGCGATATCTTAGGGGCAAGTCAGTCCGGTTCGCGTTCTACTCTCAAGGTGCTGAGGGTTATCAAGGACTCAAAACTCATCGCTCGGGCTCGGGACGCCGCGGAGCAGATCATTGAATCAAGACAGGGTCTGGACGCATACCCACTGCTGCGCAAAGCAGTCGAGGAATGGGTGGACGAAGACATGCAAGCATTTTTGGAAAGAGGATAG
- the rsmD gene encoding 16S rRNA (guanine(966)-N(2))-methyltransferase RsmD encodes MSRIVAGAAGGLPLKSVPGDSTRPTTDRVKEALFSRLESYDVLADARVLDLYAGAGSLGLEAASRGARSVLLVELAPKAAAVCQTNAGLVNKALRSDIVSVRRGAVDTVLDSFAPAAGVSGGKSWDLVFMDPPYPMTNDELAKTLQKVALLLEEHSTVVVERSSRSEEPIWPTGLTRFAEKKYGETRLWFAEPVQVAAE; translated from the coding sequence ATGAGTCGAATAGTTGCCGGTGCCGCAGGAGGGCTTCCGCTGAAAAGCGTTCCTGGGGATTCCACCAGGCCGACCACGGACAGGGTCAAGGAGGCACTTTTCTCGAGGCTGGAAAGCTATGACGTATTGGCCGATGCCCGAGTCCTGGATCTTTACGCGGGTGCAGGATCGTTGGGGCTCGAGGCGGCAAGCCGTGGAGCCCGATCGGTGCTGTTGGTCGAATTGGCGCCCAAAGCTGCGGCCGTTTGCCAGACCAACGCCGGATTGGTCAACAAGGCGCTGCGAAGCGACATCGTGAGTGTCAGGCGCGGCGCCGTGGATACGGTTCTGGACTCGTTCGCTCCGGCCGCAGGCGTGTCCGGCGGCAAGAGCTGGGATTTGGTGTTCATGGATCCGCCTTATCCCATGACCAACGACGAACTCGCCAAGACGCTCCAAAAGGTGGCACTGCTCCTTGAGGAACATTCAACGGTGGTGGTCGAACGTTCCTCAAGGTCGGAAGAACCCATTTGGCCGACGGGCCTTACGCGTTTCGCCGAGAAAAAATACGGCGAAACGCGGCTATGGTTTGCCGAACCCGTCCAGGTCGCTGCCGAATAG
- a CDS encoding fused MFS/spermidine synthase has protein sequence MATHISRWMSNLGAHATLEEDTFVPGAWVLSLAGAEQSHVNVAHPDEIFYEYLRRLANFVDEIGIPGKPLSVLHLGAGALTLARYIEEVRPGSTQVAVDLERELLDFVLESLPLNNPANLSTLIGDAREVLTHELADRKFDVIVLDIFSGSGAPGHLTVPAFYSEMNDLLKDKGMVLVNVGDDPPFAFADSQINALSEVFRSVMASAPTEIFSRKYPGNMILAATHSKIDVGLVERLRVAGPHPGAVLFGSDLDGFGKP, from the coding sequence GTGGCCACTCACATCTCGCGTTGGATGAGCAATCTGGGAGCACACGCGACCTTGGAGGAAGACACCTTCGTGCCCGGCGCCTGGGTGCTGTCATTGGCCGGGGCGGAGCAGTCCCATGTCAATGTCGCGCATCCGGACGAGATCTTCTACGAATACCTGCGGCGGCTGGCAAACTTCGTCGACGAGATCGGCATTCCAGGCAAACCGCTAAGTGTGCTGCATCTTGGGGCAGGCGCATTGACGCTTGCTCGCTACATTGAAGAGGTTCGTCCCGGCAGCACACAAGTCGCGGTTGACTTGGAACGCGAGCTCCTTGACTTTGTTCTTGAATCGCTCCCGCTGAACAATCCGGCGAATCTCTCTACCCTGATCGGGGACGCCCGAGAGGTCCTGACGCATGAGCTCGCAGACAGGAAATTCGATGTCATTGTTTTGGACATCTTCAGCGGTTCCGGGGCGCCCGGACACCTGACCGTGCCGGCCTTTTACTCCGAAATGAACGACCTGCTCAAAGACAAGGGCATGGTGTTGGTCAACGTCGGCGATGATCCGCCGTTTGCTTTTGCCGACAGCCAGATCAATGCACTGTCAGAGGTCTTCAGATCGGTCATGGCCAGCGCCCCAACCGAAATCTTTTCCCGAAAATACCCCGGCAACATGATCTTGGCGGCGACCCATTCAAAGATTGACGTGGGGCTCGTTGAACGACTCCGTGTGGCCGGTCCCCATCCCGGTGCCGTCCTATTCGGCAGCGACCTGGACGGGTTCGGCAAACCATAG
- a CDS encoding aminotransferase class I/II-fold pyridoxal phosphate-dependent enzyme, with protein MPTFNFPWQRTAAGANLLSPSGQLGVTIFEEITSLAAQHGAINLGQGFPDTDGPAPFKDRAAEGITGNLNQYAPGGGIPALRTAIAEHQKRFYGITVDPDTEVVVTTGATEAIAASILAFIQAGDEVITFEPFYDSYGATIGLAGGIHRTVALNAPSFQPNIAELRAAFNPRTKMIVLNNPHNPTGAVFDREVLAEIVALATEHDCLILSDEVYEHLTFGVAHTPIASLPGAWQRTLTLSSVGKTFSFTGWKVGWASGPAELVAAVRTVKQFLSYSSGSAFQPVVAEALGSPTEFFAGFAKDLAHRSEVLATGLEAAGMTVYRPRGTYFIVADVAPLGFTSALDLARKMPASIGVAGIPLSVFCHAEGAQKTRTLMRFAFCKKLEVLTEAAERLSHLTAKIGI; from the coding sequence ATGCCCACATTCAATTTCCCATGGCAGCGTACGGCCGCCGGCGCCAATCTCCTCTCACCCTCCGGCCAACTTGGTGTCACCATTTTTGAGGAGATAACCTCACTGGCGGCACAACACGGCGCCATCAATCTTGGCCAGGGGTTCCCGGACACCGATGGCCCGGCGCCCTTCAAGGACCGCGCCGCCGAAGGGATCACAGGAAACCTCAACCAGTATGCTCCCGGCGGCGGAATACCCGCTTTGCGGACGGCGATAGCCGAGCATCAAAAGCGTTTCTACGGGATCACGGTCGACCCTGACACAGAGGTGGTTGTAACAACGGGAGCCACCGAAGCCATCGCTGCCTCGATCCTCGCATTCATCCAGGCCGGCGACGAGGTAATCACTTTCGAACCGTTTTACGATTCCTACGGGGCGACAATCGGGCTTGCCGGAGGCATCCACCGGACCGTCGCCTTGAACGCGCCCTCGTTCCAGCCCAACATCGCCGAACTTCGGGCTGCCTTCAACCCGCGTACCAAAATGATTGTCTTGAACAACCCACACAACCCCACGGGTGCGGTCTTCGACCGGGAAGTTTTGGCCGAGATCGTGGCACTTGCCACGGAACATGACTGTCTCATTCTTTCAGACGAAGTCTATGAGCACTTGACGTTTGGGGTTGCCCACACCCCCATAGCGTCCTTGCCGGGAGCATGGCAGCGGACACTGACCCTTTCGTCCGTCGGCAAGACCTTCTCGTTCACTGGGTGGAAGGTCGGGTGGGCCAGCGGACCGGCAGAGTTGGTCGCCGCAGTGCGCACCGTCAAACAATTCCTCAGCTACTCCTCCGGTTCGGCGTTCCAGCCCGTAGTTGCCGAAGCGTTGGGCTCCCCCACTGAATTCTTTGCCGGCTTCGCAAAGGATTTGGCGCATCGTAGCGAGGTTTTGGCGACCGGCCTCGAGGCAGCCGGCATGACCGTTTACAGGCCCCGGGGAACCTACTTCATCGTTGCCGATGTTGCGCCGTTGGGATTCACCAGCGCCCTCGACCTCGCAAGAAAAATGCCGGCTTCCATCGGGGTGGCGGGCATCCCGCTCTCGGTCTTTTGCCATGCAGAAGGCGCCCAAAAAACCCGGACGCTAATGCGATTCGCATTCTGCAAGAAGCTCGAGGTTCTCACCGAGGCAGCCGAACGCCTGTCACATTTGACCGCCAAGATAGGCATCTAG
- the coaD gene encoding pantetheine-phosphate adenylyltransferase yields the protein MRRAVCPGSFDPIHNGHVEIIARASSLFDEVIVAVSTNYAKKYKFEAADRLEMVQETIGGLRGVSVLPMGDGLLVDFCREHGADAIVKGLRSTVDYQYEIPMAVMNRHLTGVETVFLAADNRYTHLSSSLLKEVQSLGGDVSDYLPRTVLKRLNHG from the coding sequence ATGCGTAGAGCCGTCTGCCCCGGATCCTTTGACCCCATTCACAATGGTCATGTTGAAATCATTGCCCGTGCCAGCAGCCTTTTTGACGAGGTGATTGTGGCGGTATCCACCAACTATGCAAAGAAGTACAAGTTCGAGGCCGCCGACCGCCTGGAAATGGTTCAGGAAACCATCGGCGGGCTCCGTGGTGTTAGCGTTCTGCCCATGGGCGATGGCCTTCTTGTGGACTTTTGCAGGGAACACGGCGCGGATGCCATCGTCAAGGGCTTGCGCTCAACGGTCGACTACCAATACGAAATTCCTATGGCCGTGATGAATCGCCATCTCACGGGCGTAGAAACGGTTTTTTTGGCGGCTGACAACAGGTACACCCATTTGTCCTCATCGCTTTTGAAAGAAGTGCAGTCGCTGGGGGGAGACGTTTCCGATTATTTGCCCCGCACCGTGCTCAAACGCTTGAACCACGGATAG
- the galU gene encoding UTP--glucose-1-phosphate uridylyltransferase GalU has product MNTSRRVIKAVIPAAGLGTRFLPATKAMPKEMLPVVDQPAIQYVVAEASRAGLTDMLMITGRNKRALEDHFDRVPFIESTLEAKGDMEKLRRVQEATELGEIHYIRQRDPKGLGHAVLCAKQHVGNEPFAVLLGDDLIDERDELLSVMIDVQEKTGGSVIALMEVDPEQISAYGCADVTAVDGADYVTVNGLVEKPAVEDAPSNLAVIGRYVLHPRVFSVLEETAPGRGGEIQLTDALETLAVAEGEGSGVHAVIFRGRRYDTGDKLSYIQAVISLAADRSDIGPGLVPWLKDFVAGL; this is encoded by the coding sequence ATGAATACAAGCAGGCGCGTCATCAAAGCAGTCATCCCAGCAGCAGGCCTCGGAACCCGTTTTCTTCCGGCCACAAAGGCCATGCCCAAGGAAATGCTGCCGGTTGTCGACCAGCCGGCCATCCAGTACGTTGTTGCGGAGGCTTCACGAGCCGGACTTACCGACATGCTGATGATCACCGGCCGCAACAAGCGCGCACTGGAAGATCACTTTGATCGCGTTCCCTTTATTGAATCCACGCTCGAAGCCAAGGGCGACATGGAGAAGCTGCGTCGGGTGCAGGAAGCCACCGAACTAGGTGAAATCCACTACATCCGTCAGCGTGACCCCAAGGGCCTCGGACACGCAGTGCTTTGTGCCAAGCAGCACGTAGGAAATGAGCCGTTTGCCGTTCTGCTGGGTGACGACCTTATCGACGAACGCGACGAACTGCTGTCCGTCATGATTGATGTTCAGGAGAAGACTGGCGGATCGGTCATTGCCCTGATGGAAGTCGACCCCGAACAAATTAGTGCATATGGATGTGCCGACGTCACTGCTGTTGACGGCGCCGACTACGTGACTGTCAACGGGTTGGTTGAAAAGCCTGCAGTCGAAGACGCTCCGTCAAACTTGGCCGTCATCGGTCGTTACGTGCTCCACCCGCGCGTATTTTCCGTTTTGGAGGAAACTGCGCCGGGTCGTGGCGGAGAGATTCAGCTCACCGACGCGTTGGAAACTTTGGCGGTAGCGGAAGGAGAAGGCTCCGGCGTTCACGCAGTCATCTTCCGTGGACGTCGATACGATACCGGCGACAAGCTGAGCTACATCCAGGCTGTCATTTCGCTGGCCGCAGACCGCAGCGACATCGGCCCGGGACTCGTTCCTTGGCTGAAGGATTTCGTAGCTGGTCTCTAA
- a CDS encoding LCP family protein: MTDNRNFRGGYEPRRLQAPKKRTGLVVLASVVALVLIAGLAATGYVMNLAKTFNDKTQVIASAFPDENLRPVKNPDDGSINFLLLGVDHGAEGTLSSDLLAGGGTDQRSDSMMLMHIPEDRKGVYVMSIMRDLWTDIPGHGRQKINASMSLGGVPLAVQTVEGMLDTKIDHVAMIDFDGFKELSTALGGVTVHNDIEFYSTDKYKYHYPVGDINVKGNEALRFVRERKPFVDGDYQRVRNQQIFIKAVMSEMLSKDTLTNPGTIYEVIDKVSPYLSFDNGFDAATAAGLGLQLKNLRASNVKMFTLPTAGIGTSADGQSIVLRDERALVQIGEALRTDTLSDYLKTADLTD; encoded by the coding sequence TTGACTGACAATAGAAATTTCCGCGGCGGCTATGAGCCCCGACGACTGCAAGCGCCCAAGAAACGGACCGGCTTGGTGGTTTTGGCAAGCGTGGTTGCCTTGGTGCTGATCGCAGGGCTGGCTGCAACCGGGTACGTCATGAATCTCGCCAAGACCTTTAATGACAAAACCCAAGTCATTGCCTCGGCGTTTCCGGATGAAAATCTCCGACCAGTCAAGAATCCCGACGACGGATCGATCAACTTCCTGTTGCTGGGCGTAGACCACGGGGCGGAAGGCACCTTGTCCAGCGATTTGCTGGCGGGGGGCGGCACCGACCAGCGCTCCGACTCCATGATGCTGATGCATATTCCGGAAGATCGGAAGGGCGTCTACGTGATGTCCATCATGCGTGACCTTTGGACTGATATCCCGGGCCACGGCCGGCAAAAGATCAACGCTTCCATGTCATTGGGTGGGGTGCCCCTCGCTGTTCAGACAGTAGAAGGCATGCTTGATACCAAGATTGACCACGTCGCAATGATTGATTTTGATGGTTTCAAAGAGCTCTCCACTGCGCTGGGCGGGGTGACAGTTCACAACGACATCGAGTTCTATTCGACCGACAAATATAAATACCACTACCCAGTCGGCGACATCAACGTGAAGGGTAACGAAGCGTTGCGATTTGTCCGCGAACGCAAGCCATTTGTCGATGGCGACTACCAACGCGTGCGAAACCAGCAAATATTCATCAAGGCAGTCATGAGCGAGATGCTCTCCAAGGACACGCTGACGAACCCTGGCACCATCTATGAAGTGATCGACAAGGTTTCCCCTTATCTCTCATTTGATAACGGTTTCGATGCTGCAACTGCAGCGGGCCTGGGCTTGCAGCTCAAGAACCTGCGCGCGTCAAACGTGAAAATGTTCACGCTGCCGACTGCCGGAATCGGAACCTCGGCTGACGGACAATCGATAGTGCTGCGTGATGAACGTGCACTAGTTCAGATCGGTGAGGCACTGCGGACTGACACGCTGAGTGACTATCTAAAGACGGCAGACCTAACCGACTGA
- a CDS encoding ABC transporter permease: MTAAEYAEQHNLHRVGARPSLVSYLRQAWTRRDFAYELARSRIQASNQQNRLGMLWVVLRPTLNALMYGVIFGILQGGSKPADFPVYVVIGVFLFEFFSDSMTQGAKSITGNASLVQSLAFPRITLPIASVVQQFLTLMPMIGVMFIYCMVLGTTPKWSWFMLVPLLAIFTLFNTGVALICARITVHVRDFTQFLPLITRMLFYTSGVLFGVDKILKEFPVLVRLYDFHPIYQALQIARGSIMNNADYPAFYWIVLSVWAVVMFVGGVIYFWTAEERYGRVN; the protein is encoded by the coding sequence ATGACAGCTGCCGAATATGCGGAGCAGCACAACCTGCACAGGGTTGGTGCACGTCCGAGTCTGGTGAGCTATCTAAGGCAAGCCTGGACAAGGCGTGACTTCGCCTATGAGCTTGCACGAAGCCGCATTCAGGCCAGCAACCAACAGAACCGTTTGGGTATGCTCTGGGTTGTTTTGCGGCCGACGCTCAATGCCCTTATGTATGGTGTAATTTTTGGCATCTTGCAGGGTGGCAGCAAGCCCGCAGACTTCCCCGTATACGTTGTAATTGGCGTGTTCCTCTTCGAGTTCTTCTCCGATTCGATGACCCAGGGAGCGAAATCCATAACTGGCAACGCATCGTTGGTGCAGTCGTTGGCTTTCCCCCGAATTACCTTGCCGATAGCCTCGGTAGTTCAACAATTCCTGACGCTCATGCCGATGATCGGTGTCATGTTCATCTATTGCATGGTCCTTGGAACAACGCCCAAATGGTCGTGGTTCATGCTTGTACCGTTGTTGGCTATTTTCACCCTGTTTAACACGGGTGTCGCGCTGATCTGCGCCAGGATCACTGTGCACGTTCGAGACTTCACTCAGTTCCTGCCACTGATTACGCGAATGCTTTTCTACACGTCTGGTGTGCTCTTCGGCGTCGACAAGATCCTGAAAGAGTTTCCCGTCCTGGTACGCCTGTATGACTTCCACCCCATCTACCAGGCTCTCCAGATCGCCCGCGGTTCAATCATGAACAATGCCGACTACCCTGCTTTTTATTGGATCGTCCTGTCCGTCTGGGCTGTTGTCATGTTTGTAGGTGGAGTCATTTACTTCTGGACGGCTGAGGAGCGTTATGGTCGAGTCAACTAA
- a CDS encoding ABC transporter ATP-binding protein, translating to MTTALEPEETRRPVVIVDDLHVKYQVYSSGKSVGTAGARRLLAPSTRGIREVHAVKGVSFVAYENESIGVIGSNGSGKSTLMRSIVGLTPPASGSVYASSRPNLLGVGAALISDLSGDKNITLGGLALGFNRKEVDELRDDIVKFAELEEFIDLPMRTYSSGMSARLKFAIAASKQHEILIVDEALAVGDARFRKRSEARIREIRENAGTVFLVSHSMNSILDTCNRVLWINKGVLEMDGDAKTVVDAYKAYKK from the coding sequence ATGACAACCGCGCTGGAACCGGAAGAGACCCGTCGACCAGTAGTCATCGTGGACGATTTGCACGTCAAGTATCAAGTCTATTCAAGCGGTAAGTCGGTGGGAACGGCAGGCGCCCGACGTCTTCTGGCCCCATCCACCCGTGGCATCCGGGAGGTCCATGCCGTCAAGGGTGTTTCTTTTGTCGCATATGAGAATGAATCCATCGGTGTGATTGGATCCAATGGTTCCGGCAAATCAACCTTGATGCGAAGCATCGTTGGACTTACGCCGCCGGCATCCGGATCCGTCTATGCGTCATCACGACCTAACCTTCTAGGCGTTGGTGCTGCACTTATTTCGGATCTGTCTGGTGACAAGAACATCACCCTTGGTGGGCTGGCTCTCGGGTTCAATCGCAAGGAAGTTGATGAACTTCGTGACGACATCGTCAAATTTGCTGAGCTGGAAGAATTCATTGACTTGCCCATGCGTACATACAGCTCGGGCATGTCGGCGCGCCTTAAGTTTGCCATTGCGGCATCCAAACAGCACGAAATCCTGATCGTGGATGAAGCGTTGGCGGTAGGCGATGCGCGATTCCGCAAGCGCAGCGAGGCAAGAATCAGGGAAATCAGGGAAAACGCCGGAACCGTGTTCCTCGTTTCGCACTCCATGAACTCAATCCTTGATACTTGCAACCGTGTCCTCTGGATCAACAAGGGTGTTCTCGAGATGGATGGCGATGCCAAGACCGTGGTGGATGCGTACAAGGCTTACAAGAAGTGA
- a CDS encoding glycosyltransferase family 2 protein: MTSTQTPGVSYVMPVLNEANYLRDAVLSILNQDYAGDKEMILALGPSVDKTDEVAAVLAAEDSRVRLVENPRGRTPIGLNLAIKASKYPIIIRVDAHSELEPSYTARGIETMFRVDAHDVGGLMDARGKNPLQRSIAAAYHSPWGLGGAAYHSGAPEGPAESAYLGIFRREVFDEVGFYDESLWRAQDWELCLRIRQAGHKVWFDPELRTGYYPRDEFEALAAQSYASGMWRGELARRYPAGKSLRHDLPPLMVAGTAIGSLALIIEPFLGRKTNPTVRLIWKLAKLAPVTYAGLVVYASATASRASNKEKFLMLRVLPTIHFPWAIGFVKGRLKGAQGTLDKGRVRS, encoded by the coding sequence GTGACGTCAACACAGACGCCCGGTGTTTCCTATGTGATGCCGGTGCTGAACGAGGCCAACTATTTGCGCGATGCGGTACTTAGCATCCTGAACCAGGATTATGCCGGCGACAAGGAAATGATTCTTGCGCTTGGGCCCAGCGTCGACAAGACCGATGAAGTTGCGGCCGTACTCGCGGCGGAAGACTCCCGGGTCCGTTTGGTTGAGAATCCGCGTGGGCGTACGCCCATTGGATTGAATCTCGCGATCAAGGCCTCAAAGTATCCCATTATCATCCGTGTCGATGCCCACAGCGAGTTGGAACCTTCATACACTGCCCGCGGCATTGAGACCATGTTCCGTGTAGACGCCCATGATGTTGGTGGCCTCATGGATGCACGCGGTAAGAACCCGCTGCAACGCTCGATTGCGGCAGCCTACCATTCACCTTGGGGATTGGGTGGCGCCGCCTACCATAGCGGCGCCCCTGAAGGACCCGCAGAATCTGCCTACCTTGGCATCTTCCGTCGCGAAGTCTTCGACGAAGTCGGATTTTATGATGAATCGCTTTGGCGAGCCCAAGACTGGGAACTATGTCTCCGCATTCGCCAGGCTGGGCACAAGGTGTGGTTCGATCCGGAGCTACGAACCGGATACTACCCACGAGACGAGTTCGAGGCCTTGGCCGCACAATCCTATGCCTCAGGTATGTGGCGAGGAGAACTTGCGCGACGCTATCCTGCCGGCAAATCGCTCCGACATGACTTGCCGCCGCTTATGGTCGCCGGAACTGCGATCGGATCCCTGGCATTGATCATCGAGCCGTTCCTGGGACGCAAGACCAATCCAACGGTCCGGCTAATCTGGAAATTAGCGAAGCTGGCACCGGTCACCTATGCAGGATTGGTCGTCTATGCGTCGGCCACGGCCTCGCGCGCTTCCAACAAGGAAAAATTCTTGATGCTTCGTGTGCTACCCACGATTCACTTCCCATGGGCGATTGGCTTCGTCAAGGGGCGTCTCAAGGGCGCCCAGGGCACCTTGGACAAGGGAAGAGTCCGATCGTGA